In one window of Canis lupus baileyi chromosome 12, mCanLup2.hap1, whole genome shotgun sequence DNA:
- the IAH1 gene encoding isoamyl acetate-hydrolyzing esterase 1 homolog isoform X4, whose amino-acid sequence MALCEAARGGSSLLWPRVLLFGDSITQFSFQQGGWGASLADRLVRKCDVLNRGFSGYNTRWAKIILPRLIRKGDSLDRPAAVTIFFGANDSALKDENPKQHIPLNEYVANLKSMVQYLKSVDVPEDRIVLITPPPLGEAAWEQECLLQGCKLNRLNSVVGEYAGACLQVAQDCGIDVLDLWTLMQEDTQDFSSYLSDGLHLSPKGNEFLFSHLWPLIEKKVSSLPLLLPYWRDVAEAKPELSLLGDGDH is encoded by the exons ATGGCGCTGTGTGAGGCGGCGCGCGGCGGGTCGTCCCTGCTCTGGCCGCGGGTGTTGCTCTTCGGAGACTCCATCACCCAG ttcTCTTTCCAGCAGGGTGGATGGGGAGCGTCCCTGGCTGACAGGCTGGTCAG AAAATGTGATGTTCTGAATCGTGGATTTTCAGGTTACAATACCAGATGGGCCAAAATCATCCTTCCGAGATTAATCAGGAAAGGGGACAGTCTGGACCGCCCAGCAGCAGTGACAATTTTCTTCGGTGCCAATGACAGTGCACTGAAAG atgagaatcccaagcagcacATCCCCCTGAACGAGTACGTGGCGAACCTAAAGAGCATGGTGCAGTACCTGAAGTCCGTGGATGTCCCTGAGGACAGGATCGTTCTCATCACGCCGCCCCCACTCGGGGAGGCTGCGTGGGAGCAGGAGTGCCTCCTGCAAG GCTGCAAATTAAATCGTCTGAACTCGGTTGTTGGTGAATACGCAGGCGCCTGCCTCCAGGTGGCCCAAGACTGTGGGATCGATGTCCTTGACCTGTGGACCCTGATGCAGGAGGACACACAG GACTTCTCGTCCTATCTGTCAGATGGACTGCACTTGTCACCAAAGGGAAATGAGTTCTTGTTCTCCCACCTGTGGCCTCTGATAGAGAAGAAAGTCTCCTCCTTGCCTTTGCTGCTCCCTTACTGGCGAGACGTAGCAGAAGCCAAACCAGAACTAAGTCTTCTGGGAGACGGGGACCATTAA
- the IAH1 gene encoding isoamyl acetate-hydrolyzing esterase 1 homolog isoform X2 produces MRYNTRWAKIILPRLIRKGDSLDRPAAVTIFFGANDSALKDENPKQHIPLNEYVANLKSMVQYLKSVDVPEDRIVLITPPPLGEAAWEQECLLQGCKLNRLNSVVGEYAGACLQVAQDCGIDVLDLWTLMQEDTQDFSSYLSDGLHLSPKGNEFLFSHLWPLIEKKVSSLPLLLPYWRDVAEAKPELSLLGDGDH; encoded by the exons ATGC GTTACAATACCAGATGGGCCAAAATCATCCTTCCGAGATTAATCAGGAAAGGGGACAGTCTGGACCGCCCAGCAGCAGTGACAATTTTCTTCGGTGCCAATGACAGTGCACTGAAAG atgagaatcccaagcagcacATCCCCCTGAACGAGTACGTGGCGAACCTAAAGAGCATGGTGCAGTACCTGAAGTCCGTGGATGTCCCTGAGGACAGGATCGTTCTCATCACGCCGCCCCCACTCGGGGAGGCTGCGTGGGAGCAGGAGTGCCTCCTGCAAG GCTGCAAATTAAATCGTCTGAACTCGGTTGTTGGTGAATACGCAGGCGCCTGCCTCCAGGTGGCCCAAGACTGTGGGATCGATGTCCTTGACCTGTGGACCCTGATGCAGGAGGACACACAG GACTTCTCGTCCTATCTGTCAGATGGACTGCACTTGTCACCAAAGGGAAATGAGTTCTTGTTCTCCCACCTGTGGCCTCTGATAGAGAAGAAAGTCTCCTCCTTGCCTTTGCTGCTCCCTTACTGGCGAGACGTAGCAGAAGCCAAACCAGAACTAAGTCTTCTGGGAGACGGGGACCATTAA
- the IAH1 gene encoding isoamyl acetate-hydrolyzing esterase 1 homolog isoform X3 → MVQYLKSVDVPEDRIVLITPPPLGEAAWEQECLLQGCKLNRLNSVVGEYAGACLQVAQDCGIDVLDLWTLMQEDTQDFSSYLSDGLHLSPKGNEFLFSHLWPLIEKKVSSLPLLLPYWRDVAEAKPELSLLGDGDH, encoded by the exons ATGGTGCAGTACCTGAAGTCCGTGGATGTCCCTGAGGACAGGATCGTTCTCATCACGCCGCCCCCACTCGGGGAGGCTGCGTGGGAGCAGGAGTGCCTCCTGCAAG GCTGCAAATTAAATCGTCTGAACTCGGTTGTTGGTGAATACGCAGGCGCCTGCCTCCAGGTGGCCCAAGACTGTGGGATCGATGTCCTTGACCTGTGGACCCTGATGCAGGAGGACACACAG GACTTCTCGTCCTATCTGTCAGATGGACTGCACTTGTCACCAAAGGGAAATGAGTTCTTGTTCTCCCACCTGTGGCCTCTGATAGAGAAGAAAGTCTCCTCCTTGCCTTTGCTGCTCCCTTACTGGCGAGACGTAGCAGAAGCCAAACCAGAACTAAGTCTTCTGGGAGACGGGGACCATTAA
- the IAH1 gene encoding isoamyl acetate-hydrolyzing esterase 1 homolog isoform X1, which yields MALCEAARGGSSLLWPRVLLFGDSITQFSFQQGGWGASLADRLVRKCDVLNRGFSGYNTRWAKIILPRLIRKGDSLDRPAAVTIFFGANDSALKDENPKQHIPLNEYVANLKSMVQYLKSVDVPEDRIVLITPPPLGEAAWEQECLLQGCKLNRLNSVVGEYAGACLQVAQDCGIDVLDLWTLMQEDTQARSSRGQHPGSWLRLGWRPSEKFEN from the exons ATGGCGCTGTGTGAGGCGGCGCGCGGCGGGTCGTCCCTGCTCTGGCCGCGGGTGTTGCTCTTCGGAGACTCCATCACCCAG ttcTCTTTCCAGCAGGGTGGATGGGGAGCGTCCCTGGCTGACAGGCTGGTCAG AAAATGTGATGTTCTGAATCGTGGATTTTCAGGTTACAATACCAGATGGGCCAAAATCATCCTTCCGAGATTAATCAGGAAAGGGGACAGTCTGGACCGCCCAGCAGCAGTGACAATTTTCTTCGGTGCCAATGACAGTGCACTGAAAG atgagaatcccaagcagcacATCCCCCTGAACGAGTACGTGGCGAACCTAAAGAGCATGGTGCAGTACCTGAAGTCCGTGGATGTCCCTGAGGACAGGATCGTTCTCATCACGCCGCCCCCACTCGGGGAGGCTGCGTGGGAGCAGGAGTGCCTCCTGCAAG GCTGCAAATTAAATCGTCTGAACTCGGTTGTTGGTGAATACGCAGGCGCCTGCCTCCAGGTGGCCCAAGACTGTGGGATCGATGTCCTTGACCTGTGGACCCTGATGCAGGAGGACACACAG GCCAGGAGCAGCAGAGGACAGCATCCAGGGTCCTGGCTTCGTCTGGGTTGGCGTCCATCTGAGAAGTTTGAGAACTGA
- the CPSF3 gene encoding cleavage and polyadenylation specificity factor subunit 3 isoform X2, with product MLDCGIHPGLEGMDALPYIDLIDPAEIDLLLISHFHLDHCGALPWFLQKTSFKGRTFMTHATKAIYRWLLSDYVKVSNISADDMLYTETDLEESMDKIETINFHEVKEVAGIKFWCYHAGHVLGAAMFMIEIAGVKLLYTGDFSRQEDRHLMAAEIPNIKPDILIIESTYGTHIHEKREEREARFCNTVHDIVNRGGRGLIPVFALGRAQELLLILDEYWQNHPELHDIPIYYASSLAKKCMAVYQTYVNAMNDKIRKQININNPFVFKHISNLKSMDHFDDIGPSVVMASPGMMQSGLSRELFESWCTDKRNGVIIAGYCVEGTLAKHIMSEPEEITTMSGQKLPLKMSVDYISFSAHTDYQQTSEFIRALKPPHVILVHGEQNEMARLKAALIREYEDNDEVHIEVHNPRNTEAVTLNFRGEKLAKVMGFLADKKPEQGQRVSGILVKRNFNYHILSPCDLSNYTDLAMSTVKQTQAIPYTGPFNLLYYQLQKLTGDVEELEIQEKPALKVFKNITVIQEPGMVVLEWLANPSNDMYADTVTTVILEVQSNPKIRKGAVQKVSKKLEMHVYSKRLEIMLQDIFGEDCVSVKDGSVLSVTVDGKTANINLETRTVECEEGSEDDESLREMVELAAQRLYEALTPVH from the exons tttccaTTTGGATCACTGTGGAGCTTTGCCCTGGTTTCTACAGAAGACAAGCTTCAAAGGAAGAACATTTATGACTCATGCTACAAAAGCTATTTATAGATGGCTTCTTTCAGATTATGTCAAAGTCAG taaCATATCGGCAGACGACATGCTGTATACAGAAACGGATCTGGAAGAGAGCATGGACAAAATTGAAACTATCAACTTCCATGAAGTTAAAGAAGTTGCAGGAATCAAGTTTTGGTGTTACCACGCAGGCCACGTTCTGGGAGCTGCCATGTTCATGATTGAGATCGCAGGCGTGAAG cttTTGTACACAGGCGACTTCTCAAGAcaagaagacagacacttaatggCAGCTGAAATTCCTAATATTAAACCTGATATTCTTATTATT GAATCTACTTATGGGACCCATATCCATGAGAAACGCGAAGAGCGAGAAGCAAGATTCTGTAACACTGTTCATGACATTGTAAACAGAGGGGGCAGAGGCCTCATTCCTGTCTTTGCCCTTGGAAGGGCTCAGGAGCTGCTCTTGATTTTAG ATGAGTATTGGCAGAACCACCCAGAACTCCATGATATCCCCATATACTACGCATCGTCTTTGGCCAAGAAGTGCATGGCGGTGTACCAGACATATGTAAATGCCATGAATGACAAAATCCGCAAACAGATCAACATCAATAATCCCTTTGTTTTCAAGCACATTAGTAACCTCAAG aGCATGGATCATTTTGATGACATTGGTCCCAGCGTCGTGATGGCCTCCCCGGGCATGATGCAGAGTGGCTTATCCAGAGAGCTCTTTGAAAGCTGGTGCACAGATAAGAGGAACGGCGTCATTATAGCAGGGTACTGTGTGGAAGGGACACTTGCCAAG CATATCATGTCTGAGCCAGAAGAGATCACTACCATGTCTGGACAGAAGCTACCACTGAAAATGTCTGTTGATTACATTTCTTTCTCTGCTCACACAGATTACCAGCAAACCAGTGAATTTATTCGTGCTTTGAAACCGCCTCATGTG ATTTTAGTCCATGGAGAACAGAATGAAATGGCCAGATTGAAAGCAGCCCTGATTCGAGAATATGAGGATAACGATGAAGTTCACATAGAGGTTCATAATCCTCGGAATACAGAAGCTGTGACCTTGAATTTCAGAGGAGAAAAGCTAGCCAAG GTCATGGGCTTTTTAGCAGACAAAAAACCAGAACAAGGCCAGCGGGTCTCGGGAATACTTGTTAAAAGAAACTTTAATTATCACATACTTTCTCCTTGTGACCTCTCCA ATTATACTGACTTGGCCATGAGCACTGTAAAACAGACCCAAGCCATTCCCTATACTGGCCCTTTTAATCTGCTCTATTATCAGCTACAGAAATTGACAg gtGATGTGGAAGAgttagaaattcaagaaaaacctGCTCTGAAAGTATTCAAAAATATTACTGTCATACAGGAGCCAGGAATGGTGGTATTAGAA TGGTTAGCAAACCCTTCCAACGATATGTACGCAGATACAGTAACAACCGTGATACTGGAAGTTCAGTCCAACCCGAAAATCAGGAAAG gtgCAGTACAGAAGGTttctaaaaaattagaaatgcacGTCTATAGCAAGAGGCTGGAGATCATGCTCCA GGACATATTTGGAGAAGACTGTGTAAGCGTAAAAGATGGTTCTGTTCTCAGCGTCACAGTGGACGGGAAAACTGCTAATATAAACTTGGAGACCCGG ACTGTAGAGTGCGAAGAAGGAAGCGAGGACGATGAGTCCCTCCGAGAGATGGTGGAGCTCGCCGCGCAGAGACTGTACGAGGCCCTCACACCGGTCCACTGA